A portion of the Stigmatella aurantiaca DW4/3-1 genome contains these proteins:
- a CDS encoding Gfo/Idh/MocA family protein yields MAQRQRGKQGTRRRTGAKAKRQVGYAVVGLGHFAQESVLPAFAHARGNSRLVALVSGDAKKARVLGKKHGVPVFGYEQFEECLALPEVEAVYIVLPNTMHAEYAVRAARAGAHVLCEKPLATTEAECREMIGACEESDVRLMTAYRLHFEKANLQAVKAVREGKLGEPRLFSSTFCFQLKTPNIRAEADKGGGVLWDIGVYCVNAARYLFRAEPVEVFAFYDRSGDARFTETEEAASVVMRFPEGKLAAFNVSFGAEAVATYRLVGTQGELHLENAYEAKGPIHWTLKSRGKTRRGKAPSRDQLAAELVTFSDCILQGKDPEPDGWEGLADVRIVSALYESARTGKPVKLEPIERKRRPTPEQEVGRPPAKTPELIHVQAPAR; encoded by the coding sequence ATGGCACAACGGCAGCGTGGCAAGCAGGGCACACGGCGGCGGACGGGCGCGAAGGCAAAGCGGCAGGTGGGCTACGCGGTGGTGGGGCTGGGCCACTTCGCGCAGGAATCGGTGTTGCCGGCTTTCGCACACGCGCGCGGCAACTCGCGGCTGGTGGCCCTGGTGAGCGGCGATGCCAAGAAGGCGCGCGTGCTGGGCAAGAAGCACGGGGTGCCCGTCTTCGGCTACGAGCAGTTCGAGGAGTGCCTGGCGCTGCCAGAGGTGGAGGCGGTCTACATCGTCCTGCCCAACACGATGCATGCCGAGTACGCGGTGCGCGCGGCGCGCGCGGGCGCCCACGTGCTGTGCGAGAAGCCCCTGGCCACCACGGAGGCGGAGTGCCGGGAGATGATTGGCGCCTGCGAGGAGAGCGATGTCCGGCTGATGACGGCGTACCGGCTGCACTTCGAGAAGGCGAACCTCCAGGCGGTGAAGGCGGTGCGGGAGGGCAAGCTGGGCGAACCGCGCCTCTTCAGCTCCACGTTCTGCTTCCAGTTGAAGACGCCCAACATCCGCGCCGAGGCGGACAAGGGCGGCGGGGTGCTGTGGGACATTGGCGTGTACTGCGTGAACGCGGCGCGCTACCTGTTCCGGGCCGAGCCAGTGGAGGTGTTCGCCTTCTACGACCGGAGCGGGGATGCGCGCTTCACGGAGACGGAGGAAGCGGCCTCGGTGGTGATGCGCTTTCCGGAAGGAAAGCTGGCGGCCTTCAACGTGAGCTTCGGGGCGGAGGCGGTGGCCACCTACCGGCTGGTGGGGACGCAAGGCGAGCTGCACCTGGAGAACGCCTACGAGGCGAAGGGGCCCATCCACTGGACGCTGAAGAGCCGGGGGAAGACCCGCCGGGGCAAGGCGCCTTCGCGAGATCAGCTGGCCGCGGAGCTCGTCACCTTCAGCGACTGCATCCTCCAGGGCAAGGACCCGGAGCCCGATGGTTGGGAGGGGCTGGCGGACGTGCGCATCGTGTCGGCGCTGTACGAGTCGGCACGCACGGGCAAGCCCGTGAAGCTGGAGCCCATCGAGCGAAAGCGGCGACCCACCCCGGAGCAGGAAGTGGGGCGCCCCCCCGCGAAGACGCCCGAACTCATCCACGTCCAGGCCCCGGCACGGTAG
- a CDS encoding WD40 repeat domain-containing protein yields the protein MMFPTLKRSMPYTKFVGWMFLATVLVAFGASAEASLPSQVHLKEVAVFGKVGRLYPRSVEALRFSPDGQFVSAITAGGSFFTWSLRTRRQVSFEAYETSFPRAAALSGNHRLAMAQGLDGGNWIQVFDTRDGKELHGLEGTQDSDLRAIALSGEGSLLAAIADKGPPWLWDLSRKPRVRKLRGAKGRLRVVAVSEDGTRTVAAGEDGFVYVWNSRTGRLLKTLRGGERSIVSVAVSADGRWVLAGSEDAQARLWDLRTGKQVWSMEEEAIPIGAVALSGDGTRAVTSGKELQLWDLQQGSVLAESSSGPSPVVLSADNAFIAAGGYDAMWLMDTRSGHRFEFSLNGQMDAIAALVVSPDGKRAASSSQSASVRLWDMAGGTAQELASGREQPPMAVAFSQDGRKLLSASRDGLVRLWDPREPSTGRTLVKLPPEPTVLVTSPAGPYAVLSGSDGALRLWNLEEEKEVRRYGEEGGPAYYPVVFSADGKRLFAAREEHGVDVWEVETGQQVKRLEPSGYEVTSFAASGEVVAAGTRDGHIQLWKAQTLEPLFRLSGHEYGIRTVSLSGDGKWVLSVGEDWTVRLWDAKTGAQQAALGPQSNYDLPASAVFEPGGQSFLVGDNAGVIHRFVFEGQ from the coding sequence ATGATGTTTCCGACGCTCAAGCGCTCAATGCCCTACACGAAATTCGTTGGGTGGATGTTCCTGGCCACCGTCCTCGTGGCTTTCGGCGCCAGCGCTGAAGCCTCGCTGCCTTCGCAGGTGCATCTGAAGGAGGTGGCTGTCTTCGGAAAAGTGGGCCGTCTGTACCCACGGAGCGTGGAAGCGCTGAGATTTTCGCCCGATGGGCAGTTCGTCTCCGCCATCACGGCAGGTGGAAGCTTTTTCACATGGTCACTCCGCACCCGCCGGCAGGTTTCGTTCGAGGCTTATGAGACCTCTTTTCCGAGAGCTGCCGCACTCTCCGGCAACCACAGGCTGGCCATGGCACAGGGGCTGGATGGTGGCAATTGGATCCAAGTTTTTGATACGCGTGACGGCAAGGAACTCCATGGGCTCGAAGGCACCCAAGACTCAGATCTCCGGGCGATCGCGCTCTCGGGAGAGGGTTCCTTGCTTGCTGCCATCGCGGACAAGGGGCCTCCTTGGCTCTGGGATTTGTCCAGGAAACCTCGTGTCCGCAAGTTGCGAGGTGCCAAGGGCCGCCTGCGGGTGGTGGCCGTATCGGAGGATGGAACGAGGACGGTGGCGGCGGGAGAGGACGGCTTTGTTTATGTCTGGAACTCACGGACAGGCCGGCTGCTGAAGACGTTGCGGGGAGGAGAGCGGTCCATCGTCAGCGTCGCCGTGTCAGCGGATGGGCGGTGGGTGCTGGCGGGCAGCGAGGATGCGCAGGCACGGCTCTGGGACTTGCGGACGGGGAAGCAGGTGTGGAGCATGGAGGAAGAGGCCATTCCTATCGGGGCTGTGGCTCTCTCCGGAGATGGGACCCGGGCGGTGACCTCCGGAAAAGAGCTCCAGCTGTGGGATCTCCAGCAAGGCAGCGTCCTCGCGGAGTCATCCAGTGGCCCGTCGCCAGTGGTGCTGTCCGCGGACAATGCGTTCATCGCGGCTGGAGGCTACGATGCGATGTGGTTGATGGACACCCGGAGTGGCCATCGGTTCGAGTTCTCGCTCAATGGCCAAATGGACGCGATTGCAGCCCTCGTCGTCAGCCCCGATGGAAAGCGCGCTGCCTCGTCCAGTCAGAGCGCCTCGGTTCGTCTGTGGGATATGGCGGGAGGCACTGCGCAAGAGCTTGCCTCGGGCCGTGAGCAGCCGCCGATGGCCGTCGCGTTCTCGCAGGATGGGCGGAAGTTGCTTTCCGCGAGCCGGGACGGCCTTGTGCGGCTGTGGGACCCCCGCGAGCCGTCCACCGGCCGGACCCTGGTGAAGCTGCCGCCTGAGCCTACAGTGCTCGTGACATCTCCAGCGGGGCCTTACGCGGTGCTCTCTGGGAGCGACGGGGCGCTGCGCCTGTGGAACTTGGAAGAAGAGAAGGAGGTGAGGCGGTATGGGGAGGAGGGAGGGCCTGCATACTACCCGGTGGTGTTCTCGGCGGATGGAAAGAGGCTGTTCGCGGCCCGGGAGGAGCATGGGGTGGACGTGTGGGAAGTGGAGACGGGCCAGCAGGTGAAGAGGTTAGAGCCCTCGGGGTATGAGGTGACGAGCTTCGCGGCCAGTGGAGAGGTGGTCGCGGCGGGGACGAGGGATGGCCACATCCAGCTGTGGAAGGCCCAGACGCTGGAGCCGCTGTTCCGGCTCTCAGGGCACGAGTATGGGATACGGACGGTGTCGCTCAGTGGGGATGGGAAGTGGGTGCTGTCAGTGGGCGAGGACTGGACGGTGAGACTGTGGGACGCGAAGACGGGCGCGCAACAGGCTGCTCTTGGGCCCCAGAGCAACTACGACTTGCCGGCCTCGGCGGTCTTCGAGCCGGGGGGCCAATCGTTCCTGGTGGGGGACAACGCGGGGGTCATCCACCGCTTCGTGTTTGAGGGTCAGTAA
- a CDS encoding SAM-dependent methyltransferase, translated as MNVKPALALVSPATGGREPSEEVSSYYDAKTESILRRYGPGPRVHYHTGLVDDMPPPGMTEQALRVRIHDAQEVLLREMSYAVGESWAGKRVMDVGCGLGGSSLYWATEHRAQMTAVTIVPSHVPWIQRFAAQVGATDRVRVLLCDALEVPGRDYFDRVVAVESSCYLPRQAWFHHVHRLLRPGGTLLLVDCFLGRPELASPFNRYWHTRIGTTDEYLRAASLAGLELELYQDLAYRTVNFWTLTMDLLAREQEAQTPRRPGIIPRSVSQREHLRLQQGLLDGGLQYALMVLRRKR; from the coding sequence ATGAACGTCAAGCCAGCGCTCGCGCTCGTCAGTCCAGCCACCGGGGGGCGCGAGCCGTCCGAGGAGGTCTCCTCGTATTACGACGCCAAGACGGAGAGCATCCTGCGCCGCTACGGCCCCGGCCCCCGGGTGCACTACCACACGGGGCTGGTGGACGACATGCCCCCGCCGGGGATGACGGAGCAGGCGCTGCGGGTGCGCATCCACGATGCCCAGGAGGTGCTGCTGCGCGAGATGTCCTACGCGGTGGGCGAGTCCTGGGCCGGCAAGCGGGTGATGGACGTGGGCTGTGGGCTGGGCGGCAGCTCGCTGTACTGGGCCACCGAGCACCGGGCCCAGATGACGGCCGTCACCATCGTGCCCTCGCACGTGCCGTGGATTCAGCGCTTCGCGGCCCAGGTGGGGGCCACGGACCGGGTGCGGGTGCTGCTGTGCGACGCCCTGGAGGTGCCAGGCCGGGACTACTTCGACCGCGTGGTGGCGGTGGAGAGCTCGTGCTACCTGCCCCGCCAGGCCTGGTTCCACCACGTGCACCGGCTGTTGCGGCCCGGCGGCACGCTGCTGCTCGTGGACTGCTTCCTCGGGCGCCCGGAGCTGGCCTCTCCCTTCAACCGGTACTGGCACACGCGGATTGGCACCACGGACGAGTACCTCCGGGCGGCGAGCCTGGCGGGGCTGGAGCTCGAGCTCTACCAAGACCTGGCCTACCGCACGGTGAACTTCTGGACCTTGACCATGGACCTGCTCGCACGCGAACAGGAGGCCCAGACCCCGCGGCGCCCCGGCATCATCCCGCGCTCGGTCTCCCAGCGCGAGCACCTGCGGCTTCAGCAAGGGCTGCTCGATGGCGGGCTTCAGTACGCGCTGATGGTGCTGCGGCGCAAGCGCTGA
- a CDS encoding metallophosphoesterase family protein, giving the protein MNRIGVIGDIHCEHVSLEAVLRFFERAGVDRIVSVGDICDGPGDLTRTVELLRGAGVEAVAGNHERWLLKGEMRSLPDATDPESLPPHVRAWLASLPRTRELHTPAGAILVCHGLGLDDMAEVTPEDQGYALEVNEALWDLVRARRWRYVLNGHSHRRMVRTFEGLTVINAGTLHEGHEPCFALIDLSRREAAFYDIHDDWIAEPPQVLPLPA; this is encoded by the coding sequence ATGAATCGGATCGGCGTCATCGGCGACATTCACTGCGAACATGTGTCGCTCGAGGCCGTGCTTCGCTTTTTTGAGCGGGCGGGCGTCGACCGCATCGTCTCCGTTGGGGACATCTGTGATGGGCCTGGAGATCTGACCCGGACCGTGGAACTGCTGCGGGGCGCGGGCGTCGAGGCCGTCGCGGGCAACCACGAGCGGTGGTTGCTCAAGGGGGAGATGCGAAGCCTGCCCGACGCGACCGATCCGGAGTCCCTGCCGCCGCATGTCCGGGCATGGCTTGCCTCATTGCCGCGCACTCGGGAGCTTCACACCCCCGCTGGAGCCATCCTCGTTTGCCACGGGCTGGGCCTGGACGACATGGCCGAGGTCACCCCGGAGGATCAAGGGTATGCGCTCGAGGTCAATGAGGCCCTGTGGGACCTCGTCCGCGCGCGGCGCTGGCGCTACGTCCTCAATGGCCACTCCCATCGGCGCATGGTCCGGACCTTCGAGGGGCTGACCGTTATCAATGCAGGCACCCTGCACGAAGGCCACGAGCCCTGCTTCGCCCTGATCGACCTCTCTCGGCGAGAGGCCGCCTTCTACGACATCCACGACGACTGGATCGCCGAGCCTCCCCAGGTGCTTCCGCTGCCTGCCTGA
- a CDS encoding WD40 repeat domain-containing protein, with translation MSRDGSRIAAIADEGPVWLGDGSRKTRMRGLSKPKGRWLSVALSADGARVAAAGEQGWIQLWDTRSGRLLRTLRGNKQDVQDLALSADGRLLLAGSKDATIRLWDTRNGKQVWGVAEEEGRFHSVTLSADGTRAVTSGSSGLRLWDIPKEHVLAQTPYHPGLVALSADALFIAASGNNALWLMDTRSGQRFRLPLDGYGDEIETLSISPDGGYIAAGSYSSSVRLWKAGQDVSEDLVSGRGQPPVAVGFSQDGQRLLSASRDGVVRLWNPREPASGRILVKLPAGPTVLATSPAGPFAVLSGSDGVLRLWNLEEEKEVRRYGEEGGAAYYPVVFSADGKRLFAAREEHGVDVWEVETGQQVKRLEPSGYEVTSFAASGEVVAAGTRDGHIQLWKAQTLEPLVRLSGHEYGIRTVSLSGDGKRVLSVGEDSTVRLWDAKTGAQQECKEFHISNDLPISAVFEPGGQSFLVGNNAGVIHRFVFEHSSLGGGGQVK, from the coding sequence ATGTCCCGCGATGGTTCGCGAATTGCCGCGATCGCGGATGAAGGGCCTGTCTGGCTTGGGGATGGCTCCCGGAAGACGCGCATGCGCGGATTGTCCAAGCCCAAGGGGCGGTGGTTATCGGTGGCGTTGTCAGCGGATGGCGCCCGGGTCGCCGCTGCTGGCGAACAGGGATGGATTCAACTCTGGGACACACGCAGTGGCCGTCTGCTGAGGACCCTGCGCGGAAATAAACAAGATGTCCAAGACCTCGCCTTGTCCGCGGATGGCCGGTTGCTTCTCGCGGGAAGCAAGGACGCCACCATTCGGCTTTGGGACACGCGCAATGGAAAACAGGTCTGGGGTGTCGCAGAGGAAGAGGGCCGTTTCCATTCGGTGACACTCTCCGCCGATGGAACGCGCGCGGTCACCTCCGGCAGCAGCGGTCTGCGGCTGTGGGACATTCCAAAGGAACACGTTCTCGCGCAGACGCCCTATCATCCCGGTCTCGTGGCCTTGTCGGCGGATGCCCTCTTCATTGCAGCCAGTGGCAATAACGCCCTGTGGTTGATGGATACCCGCAGTGGCCAGCGATTCAGGCTGCCCCTGGATGGTTACGGGGATGAGATTGAGACCCTTTCGATCAGTCCCGATGGAGGGTACATCGCCGCAGGGAGTTACAGCTCCTCAGTCCGGTTATGGAAAGCGGGGCAGGATGTTTCTGAAGACCTCGTCTCTGGCCGAGGACAGCCGCCTGTAGCCGTCGGGTTCTCGCAGGATGGGCAGAGGCTGCTCTCCGCGAGCCGGGATGGCGTTGTCCGGCTGTGGAACCCCCGCGAGCCGGCATCTGGCCGGATCCTGGTGAAGCTACCGGCGGGCCCGACGGTGCTCGCGACGTCTCCGGCAGGGCCCTTCGCGGTGCTCTCTGGGAGCGACGGGGTGCTGCGCTTGTGGAACCTGGAGGAGGAGAAAGAGGTGAGGCGGTACGGAGAGGAGGGAGGGGCTGCGTACTACCCGGTGGTGTTCTCGGCGGATGGAAAGAGGCTGTTCGCGGCCCGGGAAGAGCACGGGGTGGACGTGTGGGAGGTGGAGACGGGCCAGCAGGTGAAGAGGTTAGAGCCCTCGGGGTATGAGGTGACGAGCTTCGCGGCCAGTGGAGAGGTGGTCGCGGCGGGGACGAGGGATGGCCACATCCAGCTGTGGAAGGCCCAGACGCTGGAGCCGTTGGTTCGGCTCTCAGGGCACGAGTATGGGATACGGACGGTGTCGCTCAGTGGGGATGGGAAGAGGGTGCTGTCGGTGGGAGAGGACTCGACGGTGAGGCTGTGGGACGCGAAGACGGGAGCGCAACAAGAGTGCAAGGAGTTCCATATCAGCAATGACTTGCCGATCTCGGCGGTCTTCGAGCCGGGGGGCCAATCGTTCCTGGTAGGGAACAACGCGGGGGTCATTCACCGCTTCGTGTTTGAGCACTCGTCTCTGGGGGGTGGGGGGCAAGTCAAGTGA
- a CDS encoding DUF6310 domain-containing protein, whose translation MTTERRRSECEPTPVPHAGEDPPHNECADKFPPNRYPGKDVLVGGKRFDALQVGVRVLWEIKTHRFDMYPDFIRRQTILEQLPLLREERDIADACGYGFVVGVSTQEHKDALSDLEPTLHIVVTGCKR comes from the coding sequence GTGACGACGGAGCGCCGCCGCTCAGAGTGCGAGCCCACCCCAGTGCCGCACGCGGGCGAAGATCCCCCGCATAACGAGTGCGCCGATAAATTTCCGCCGAACCGCTACCCCGGCAAGGACGTGCTCGTTGGCGGCAAGCGCTTTGATGCGCTGCAAGTCGGCGTGCGCGTGCTGTGGGAGATCAAGACCCATCGATTTGACATGTACCCTGACTTCATCCGGCGGCAGACAATCCTGGAGCAACTGCCGTTGCTGCGGGAAGAGCGGGACATTGCGGACGCATGTGGCTATGGATTCGTCGTTGGGGTGAGCACCCAGGAGCACAAAGACGCGCTGAGCGACCTGGAGCCCACCCTCCATATTGTCGTTACTGGGTGCAAGCGATGA
- a CDS encoding DUF5953 family protein, producing the protein MTKRRTLIHTVYAPALVGDDGRTLAVVHGIEQALPGVRLEWKLSEAGQPIALPQRDGWLAEAAARGEFPLVCNGDESYPVTVFGLRTSGRQAPGGQPLLDVHAELPLDAASIAAAADLLEGVADGSRAFWGRVLPNGVASEVAKQFRHSMDQTHVPPRGLPALNLPKHLRSPEIPHYLGWLNYWSATTAQTLGFPDPARDAELLARARRTGRDGWIVRLTDTPLDLDNPSHLDALLRAYERFPEIGGRVPPH; encoded by the coding sequence ATGACCAAGCGGAGAACCCTCATCCATACCGTCTACGCGCCTGCGCTTGTGGGCGACGACGGTCGCACGCTCGCAGTCGTCCACGGAATCGAACAGGCGCTCCCCGGTGTGCGCTTGGAGTGGAAGCTGTCAGAGGCGGGGCAGCCTATCGCATTGCCGCAACGTGATGGGTGGCTCGCTGAGGCGGCTGCGCGTGGTGAGTTCCCACTGGTGTGCAACGGCGACGAGAGTTACCCGGTGACGGTTTTTGGGTTGCGGACATCCGGGCGTCAAGCGCCGGGCGGCCAGCCGTTGCTCGACGTCCATGCAGAACTGCCACTAGACGCGGCCAGCATCGCGGCGGCGGCGGATCTGCTGGAAGGCGTGGCGGATGGCTCACGCGCGTTCTGGGGGCGCGTGTTGCCGAACGGAGTGGCGTCGGAGGTGGCGAAGCAGTTTCGCCACTCGATGGATCAGACGCATGTTCCGCCCCGGGGGCTCCCAGCGCTCAACCTTCCCAAGCACCTCCGATCGCCTGAGATCCCCCATTATCTCGGGTGGCTGAACTACTGGTCGGCAACCACCGCACAGACCCTTGGGTTCCCTGACCCAGCCCGAGACGCAGAGCTCCTCGCTCGGGCGCGGCGCACCGGGAGGGACGGGTGGATCGTTCGGCTTACAGATACGCCGCTCGATCTCGACAACCCCTCGCACCTGGATGCGCTCTTGCGCGCGTATGAGCGCTTCCCGGAGATTGGCGGGCGCGTGCCTCCGCACTGA
- a CDS encoding ATP-binding protein gives MSLLASMRATVQAAFQRWVREQHPAEVLEASSVSSWLVLLALVGVMLTAIHWAPGSDALFALPLGNALLCFLPALVDFGFALLHRRRRVIQTWGWVLALVGTTGLQFFLAGLMALSALKGATAFGGLLLFTAAFHGQLFRVTLHTPFLAVGTALALGLAATFASTREHLALFAVMGPSALLAELYLGTFSVRHDRIRAEAERLHGAVQAQMLEHQERDVGRLSQALTEVLHHTQELHTGLLSAGAAADMLRVMGGPRGQTGRTEYESLVRQLQEQLTALRERVADMRQKSRRVMGSDPEAVDLVSVLDSVRQSLVVRYPDVDIQVDVNRTEPLRALVRGGTTTLRRVVENLVTCACEREGSRAARRVHITARTETYSGRLEMIISDDGPGISPEQLQEPAPGHKPPGAGQGLYTSECLIRSSGGLLEWQNAQSGGSVLRVLLPQEFQR, from the coding sequence ATGAGCCTCCTGGCTTCCATGCGCGCCACCGTCCAGGCGGCCTTTCAACGCTGGGTCCGGGAGCAGCACCCCGCCGAGGTGCTGGAGGCCAGCAGCGTGAGCTCCTGGCTGGTGCTCCTGGCCCTCGTGGGGGTGATGCTCACGGCCATCCACTGGGCGCCCGGCTCGGACGCACTCTTCGCGCTGCCCCTGGGCAACGCGCTGCTGTGCTTCCTGCCGGCGCTGGTGGACTTCGGTTTCGCCTTGCTGCACCGCCGCCGCCGGGTCATCCAGACGTGGGGGTGGGTGCTGGCGCTCGTGGGCACCACGGGCCTCCAGTTCTTCCTGGCGGGCCTGATGGCGCTGTCGGCCTTGAAGGGCGCCACCGCCTTCGGCGGCCTGCTGCTGTTCACCGCCGCCTTCCACGGCCAGCTGTTCCGCGTCACCCTCCACACCCCGTTTCTCGCCGTGGGCACGGCGCTGGCGCTGGGGTTGGCGGCCACCTTCGCCAGCACCCGGGAGCACCTGGCCCTCTTCGCCGTCATGGGCCCATCGGCCCTGCTGGCCGAGCTGTACCTGGGCACCTTCAGCGTGCGCCACGACCGGATCCGCGCCGAGGCGGAGCGGCTGCACGGCGCCGTCCAGGCCCAGATGCTGGAGCACCAGGAGCGCGACGTGGGCCGGCTGTCCCAGGCGCTCACCGAGGTGCTCCACCACACCCAGGAGTTGCACACCGGGCTGCTGTCGGCGGGGGCCGCCGCGGACATGCTCCGGGTGATGGGCGGTCCCCGGGGCCAGACGGGCCGCACGGAGTACGAGTCCCTCGTGCGCCAACTCCAGGAGCAGCTCACCGCGCTGCGCGAGCGCGTGGCGGACATGCGCCAGAAGAGCCGCCGCGTCATGGGCAGCGACCCGGAGGCCGTGGACCTGGTGTCCGTGCTGGATTCGGTCCGCCAGAGCCTGGTCGTGCGCTACCCGGACGTGGACATCCAAGTGGACGTGAACCGCACCGAGCCCCTGCGGGCCCTGGTGCGCGGCGGCACCACCACGCTGCGGCGCGTGGTGGAGAACCTCGTCACCTGCGCGTGCGAGCGCGAGGGCTCGCGCGCCGCCCGGCGGGTGCACATCACCGCCCGGACTGAAACCTACAGTGGGAGGCTCGAGATGATCATCTCGGATGATGGGCCGGGGATTTCGCCGGAGCAGCTCCAGGAGCCTGCCCCAGGCCACAAGCCCCCCGGTGCCGGACAGGGGCTGTACACCAGCGAGTGCCTCATCCGCTCCAGCGGGGGCCTGCTGGAGTGGCAGAACGCGCAGTCCGGGGGCTCGGTGCTGCGCGTGCTGCTGCCCCAGGAGTTCCAGCGATGA
- a CDS encoding WD40 repeat domain-containing protein — MALSRDGTRAVTNGDSIQFWDLQKGSILAESADNPARAMLSADNAFIASGCSDALCLMDTRNGQWFKLALNGQVSAIAALVVSPDGKHVASASQSASVRLWGMAGGTSQELASGREPPPVAVGFSQDGQRLLSASRDGVVRLWNPREPASGRILVKLPAGPTVLATSPAGPFAVLSGSDGVLRLWNLEEEKEVRRYGEEGGAAYYPVAFSADGKRLFAAREEHGVDVWEVETGQQVKRLEPSGYEVTSFAASGEVVAAGTRDGHIQLWKAQTLEPLVRLSGHEYGVRTVSLSADGKWVLSVGEDSTVRLWDAKTGAQQECKEFHISNDLPISAVFEPGGQSFLVGNNAGVIHRFVFEHSSLGGGGQVK; from the coding sequence GTGGCCCTTTCAAGGGATGGGACCCGGGCGGTGACCAACGGGGATTCCATCCAGTTTTGGGATCTCCAAAAGGGCAGCATCCTCGCAGAGTCAGCCGATAACCCGGCCCGGGCGATGTTGTCCGCGGACAATGCGTTCATCGCCAGCGGATGTTCCGATGCACTGTGTTTGATGGACACTCGGAACGGACAGTGGTTCAAGCTCGCGCTCAATGGCCAAGTAAGCGCGATTGCAGCCCTCGTCGTCAGCCCCGATGGAAAGCATGTTGCCTCGGCCAGTCAGAGCGCCTCGGTTCGCCTGTGGGGCATGGCAGGAGGCACTTCGCAAGAGCTTGCCTCGGGCCGTGAGCCGCCGCCTGTAGCCGTCGGGTTCTCGCAGGATGGGCAGAGGCTGCTCTCCGCGAGCCGGGATGGCGTTGTCCGGCTGTGGAATCCCCGCGAGCCGGCATCTGGCCGGATCCTGGTGAAGCTACCGGCGGGCCCGACGGTGCTCGCGACGTCTCCGGCAGGGCCCTTCGCGGTGCTCTCTGGGAGCGACGGGGTGCTGCGCTTGTGGAACCTGGAGGAGGAGAAAGAGGTGAGGCGGTACGGAGAGGAGGGAGGGGCTGCGTACTACCCGGTGGCCTTCTCGGCGGATGGAAAGAGGCTGTTCGCGGCCCGGGAGGAGCACGGGGTGGACGTGTGGGAGGTGGAGACGGGCCAGCAGGTGAAGAGGTTAGAGCCCTCGGGGTATGAGGTGACGAGCTTCGCGGCCAGTGGAGAGGTGGTCGCGGCGGGGACGAGGGATGGCCACATCCAGCTGTGGAAAGCCCAGACGCTGGAGCCGTTGGTTCGGCTCTCAGGGCACGAGTATGGGGTACGGACGGTGTCGCTCAGCGCGGATGGGAAATGGGTGCTGTCGGTGGGAGAGGACTCGACGGTGAGGCTGTGGGACGCGAAGACGGGAGCGCAACAAGAGTGCAAGGAGTTCCATATCAGCAATGACTTGCCGATCTCGGCGGTCTTCGAGCCGGGGGGCCAATCGTTCCTGGTAGGGAACAACGCGGGGGTCATTCACCGCTTCGTGTTTGAGCACTCGTCTCTGGGGGGTGGGGGGCAAGTCAAGTGA
- a CDS encoding DNA methyltransferase produces the protein MAEHGEAENTPPPPGRRTVECAEAVAWLSGRGVLEGCSVITSLPDLSEFPALSLAEWKQWFIRAAALVMAKVPPEGVALFYQTDVKHEGTWVDKGYLVSRAAEEAGQETLFHKVVCRRPPGTVTFGRPAYSHLLGFSRGVRLALSKATADVLPEAGEVTWTRGMGVRACLAACRFIQEHTPTRTVVDPFCGHGTVLAVANALGLDAVGVELSRKRARKARALRLTEALELR, from the coding sequence GTGGCGGAGCACGGCGAGGCAGAAAATACACCCCCCCCCCCGGGACGCCGGACGGTGGAGTGCGCGGAGGCGGTGGCGTGGCTGTCGGGCCGGGGCGTGCTGGAGGGCTGCTCGGTCATCACGTCACTGCCGGACCTGTCCGAGTTTCCCGCGCTCTCGCTGGCGGAGTGGAAGCAGTGGTTCATCCGCGCCGCGGCGCTGGTGATGGCGAAGGTGCCCCCCGAGGGGGTGGCCCTCTTCTACCAGACGGACGTGAAGCACGAGGGGACGTGGGTGGACAAAGGCTACCTGGTGAGCCGGGCGGCGGAGGAGGCCGGGCAGGAGACGCTCTTTCACAAGGTGGTGTGCCGGCGGCCACCCGGAACGGTGACGTTCGGACGGCCCGCGTACTCCCACCTGCTGGGTTTCTCCCGGGGCGTGCGGCTGGCGCTGAGCAAGGCGACGGCGGACGTGCTGCCCGAGGCGGGCGAGGTGACGTGGACGCGGGGCATGGGCGTGCGGGCCTGTCTGGCCGCATGCCGCTTCATCCAGGAGCACACCCCCACCCGGACGGTGGTGGACCCCTTCTGCGGGCACGGCACGGTGCTGGCGGTGGCCAACGCCCTGGGGCTGGACGCGGTGGGGGTGGAGCTGAGCCGCAAGCGCGCCCGCAAAGCCCGGGCGCTGCGCCTGACCGAGGCGTTGGAGCTGCGCTGA